A region of Paenibacillus sp. JNUCC-31 DNA encodes the following proteins:
- a CDS encoding M48 family metallopeptidase — protein MLTIEINNHIINCHIEYGKRKKVSITMDLPYLVTIKAPNGTSEEMIQQLVEQHGEVILEKSALMQQALDGPQAKEYEEEGKGKFLLFGKEHALHQLIDVEGCSEEDLRANLKKFYFAECKRMIGERIGRYQQELKVKPKSVDIVESVTKWGSCSWDKKLTFNYRLAMAPLEVIDYVIIHELCHIHHMNHDRSFWRRVGSIMPDYKAKEDYLMRNGRAMTL, from the coding sequence ATGCTAACTATTGAAATAAACAATCACATCATTAACTGTCATATCGAATATGGAAAACGCAAGAAAGTCTCCATTACTATGGATTTGCCTTATTTGGTCACCATCAAGGCTCCTAATGGCACCAGCGAAGAGATGATCCAGCAGCTTGTGGAGCAGCACGGAGAAGTGATTTTGGAAAAATCAGCTCTGATGCAGCAGGCATTGGACGGTCCTCAAGCGAAAGAATATGAAGAGGAAGGCAAAGGGAAGTTTCTGCTCTTTGGCAAAGAACATGCGCTGCATCAGTTAATTGATGTAGAGGGATGTTCAGAAGAGGATTTGCGTGCGAATCTGAAGAAGTTTTATTTTGCCGAGTGTAAAAGAATGATCGGTGAACGCATCGGCCGTTACCAGCAGGAGTTGAAGGTAAAGCCGAAGTCTGTGGATATCGTGGAATCGGTGACCAAGTGGGGAAGCTGCAGCTGGGACAAAAAACTTACGTTTAACTACCGTTTGGCGATGGCACCGCTGGAAGTCATTGATTATGTCATCATCCATGAATTGTGCCATATTCACCACATGAATCATGATCGTTCTTTTTGGCGTCGTGTTGGCAGTATTATGCCAGACTACAAAGCCAAGGAAGATTATCTGATGCGAAATGGCCGAGCCATGACGTTGTGA
- a CDS encoding iron chaperone — MSESTSSDVLVDEYISQFPSDVQVKLQALRQLICETAPNAVEKISYKMPTYAQHGNLVHFAAYSRHIGFYPGSSGIEAFQEDLSQYKGAKGSVQFPLDQPLPEELIRQIVQFRVQENVKKALEKKRKK; from the coding sequence ATGTCAGAGAGTACCTCTTCTGATGTGCTGGTTGATGAATATATCTCGCAATTTCCTTCGGATGTACAGGTTAAATTACAAGCATTAAGGCAGTTGATTTGCGAGACCGCTCCAAATGCCGTGGAGAAGATCAGTTACAAGATGCCAACGTATGCACAGCACGGGAACTTGGTTCATTTTGCAGCGTACTCCAGGCATATCGGATTTTACCCGGGTTCCAGTGGGATTGAAGCGTTCCAGGAAGATCTTTCCCAATATAAAGGAGCCAAAGGATCGGTGCAATTTCCGTTGGATCAACCATTGCCAGAAGAACTGATACGTCAGATCGTTCAGTTTCGGGTGCAGGAAAATGTGAAGAAGGCTTTGGAAAAGAAACGAAAGAAGTAG
- a CDS encoding GNAT family N-acetyltransferase encodes MTPTSNPDYKTIEELSLNHWQPLSTLLFDGWVLRFAQGYTKRANSIQPLHYSTQDVHEKIEQCERIYASNQLSTIFKITPFIQPEHLDHILHEKGYDVVDLSRVQTRSLDTIKEPEHFEVKLDEQLTGEWLDHFCRLNQVNDLHRGTMELMLTNIRTRTGFISLFIGGQVVACGFGVVERGYIGLYDIITDANFRNRGLGEQMILHLLHWGKANGATSSYLQVVANNAPALKLYAKLGFSEIYTYWYRVKKAKI; translated from the coding sequence ATGACCCCTACATCAAATCCGGATTACAAAACCATTGAAGAACTATCACTCAACCATTGGCAGCCCTTATCCACCTTGCTTTTTGACGGATGGGTGCTGCGTTTTGCACAGGGATACACGAAGCGTGCCAACTCCATTCAACCTCTTCACTACTCGACCCAGGATGTGCATGAAAAGATCGAGCAATGCGAGCGAATCTACGCTTCCAATCAGTTAAGTACCATATTTAAGATTACGCCTTTTATCCAACCGGAACATCTCGACCACATTTTGCATGAAAAAGGGTATGACGTTGTGGATCTGAGCCGGGTTCAAACCCGGAGCCTGGATACCATTAAGGAGCCTGAGCATTTTGAAGTGAAATTGGACGAACAGTTAACTGGAGAGTGGCTGGATCACTTTTGCAGATTGAATCAAGTGAATGATCTACATCGGGGTACGATGGAACTAATGTTGACCAACATCCGTACGCGCACAGGTTTCATCTCGCTGTTCATTGGCGGACAAGTCGTTGCTTGTGGATTCGGTGTAGTGGAACGAGGCTATATTGGATTGTATGACATCATTACGGACGCTAACTTTCGGAATCGGGGATTGGGCGAGCAGATGATCCTGCATCTGCTGCATTGGGGAAAAGCGAATGGCGCTACGTCCAGTTACCTGCAAGTGGTTGCTAATAATGCTCCCGCATTAAAACTGTATGCCAAGCTTGGATTCTCGGAAATCTATACCTACTGGTATAGGGTCAAGAAAGCTAAAATCTGA
- a CDS encoding transglutaminase domain-containing protein produces the protein MKRLLLIMFTLTLLLAGCQSNDKESSPSENNPTEIVEGASILSLKQKYGSESNKAIMPMYNVAQNEEFNFKFKADLKNSRIQASDMISVHTDIKALEASKVYAIPEIDDNSVSIKPLGWGVLSSDKLRTQEQSTWGGAPIYYIRINYDLDAEKLTLLDQPMIIPFTVKSELAVPNLKYEIDKDKRFKLTWDKVEGATEYKIYNRADRTVIFETNNVPLQGAEKAFNGSNPLVLTTTTETSFNDFMKDGKGGLGTINELMTSYQNYGMKGEYYVTAVSGDKESNFSNAVATAPLSNQLPMAIKEQLYMKKLKNINELPKTTSIEYIDGSFSQETIVYDTINVEISEFNETNIPFHIKGTALKSYVRVENVTQEDLDKLNKQTVAESSNGLVEPKNDTPYVPAPDVPTIINNHDAPASEPSTETETEAAADETSDKASDEISSEAPDPASETEEDNLVDEQKSNTQQNVEQGNQETVPEPATGDATINADSALEEVLAKNMIAAQDKISLKAFPEAQNFTTLSDVVLKVMYQNPLILGVEGFEYNYGTLTLSIHYNESADVIQKKQSEIITKANEVVASIIKDGMKDDEKRKAIYDYLNDNAKYDDAALENAEQNNFKNVDAQFNDSFTTYGILVKGVGVCASYASVYKLLSDLSGLESIVVTGASSGVPHAWNKVKIGNEWFHVDATNNLTNSGIPYFLYNANDVTAASQKTIADKDYWLDSELALFNGESDANDYYVQNDLEVASISEYKTKAESELKNGEKRVILRFASPVNSDELMTAAGEALAAVDEALLGTAQLATLGSYAILEPNPDQK, from the coding sequence ATGAAACGTTTATTATTGATTATGTTTACGCTCACCCTGTTATTGGCTGGATGCCAGAGCAATGACAAGGAGAGTAGCCCGTCCGAAAATAACCCCACAGAAATAGTAGAAGGTGCTAGCATATTAAGTTTGAAGCAGAAGTATGGCTCTGAATCAAATAAAGCGATTATGCCAATGTATAACGTAGCTCAAAATGAAGAATTTAATTTTAAGTTTAAAGCGGATTTGAAAAATAGCCGCATACAAGCAAGTGATATGATTAGTGTACATACCGATATTAAGGCACTTGAAGCCAGCAAAGTTTATGCCATACCAGAAATCGATGACAACAGTGTCTCCATTAAGCCTCTTGGATGGGGTGTTTTAAGCTCAGATAAGTTACGGACACAGGAGCAAAGCACTTGGGGCGGCGCCCCCATTTATTACATTCGTATTAACTATGATCTGGATGCCGAAAAGCTCACGCTGCTGGATCAACCAATGATCATTCCTTTCACAGTCAAATCCGAACTGGCTGTTCCTAATCTCAAATATGAGATCGACAAGGATAAACGGTTTAAACTGACTTGGGACAAGGTCGAGGGCGCAACCGAATACAAAATCTATAATCGTGCCGATCGAACGGTTATTTTTGAAACCAACAACGTACCTTTGCAAGGGGCAGAGAAAGCCTTTAATGGAAGTAATCCATTGGTTTTGACGACAACAACAGAAACATCCTTTAATGACTTCATGAAAGATGGAAAAGGCGGTCTTGGCACCATTAATGAGCTGATGACATCCTATCAGAATTATGGAATGAAGGGTGAATATTACGTCACCGCAGTCAGCGGAGACAAGGAATCCAATTTCAGCAACGCTGTTGCCACTGCTCCACTCTCTAACCAGCTGCCTATGGCTATAAAAGAACAACTGTACATGAAGAAACTGAAGAACATAAATGAACTGCCTAAAACAACAAGTATTGAGTACATTGATGGTTCGTTTTCCCAAGAAACGATTGTCTATGATACCATTAACGTGGAAATCTCAGAGTTCAATGAAACCAATATTCCTTTTCACATTAAAGGGACAGCCCTGAAAAGTTACGTACGGGTGGAAAATGTGACTCAGGAGGATCTGGATAAATTAAATAAACAAACGGTCGCAGAATCCAGTAACGGACTCGTAGAACCGAAAAATGACACACCTTACGTCCCTGCACCTGATGTGCCAACCATCATCAACAATCATGATGCACCAGCATCTGAGCCTTCAACGGAAACGGAAACAGAAGCAGCGGCGGATGAAACTTCCGATAAAGCTTCTGATGAAATTTCGAGTGAAGCACCTGATCCAGCTTCCGAAACTGAAGAAGACAACTTGGTAGATGAGCAGAAATCCAATACACAGCAGAATGTAGAGCAAGGTAATCAGGAAACGGTTCCTGAGCCAGCTACAGGTGATGCCACGATCAATGCAGATTCTGCATTGGAAGAAGTTTTAGCCAAAAACATGATTGCTGCGCAAGACAAGATCTCATTGAAAGCTTTTCCCGAAGCCCAAAACTTCACAACACTCTCGGATGTAGTCCTGAAAGTGATGTACCAGAATCCATTGATTCTGGGTGTGGAAGGTTTTGAATACAATTACGGTACACTTACCCTTTCGATCCATTACAATGAGTCGGCAGATGTCATCCAGAAAAAACAGAGCGAGATTATTACCAAAGCAAACGAAGTTGTTGCTTCCATCATCAAGGATGGCATGAAGGATGATGAGAAACGGAAGGCCATCTACGATTATCTGAACGATAACGCGAAATATGATGATGCAGCACTGGAAAATGCGGAACAGAACAACTTTAAAAATGTCGATGCACAGTTTAATGACTCATTTACTACTTACGGTATTCTGGTCAAAGGGGTTGGCGTATGTGCCAGCTATGCTTCCGTCTACAAACTGCTCTCCGATCTGTCAGGACTGGAAAGCATTGTCGTAACGGGAGCATCTAGCGGTGTTCCTCATGCGTGGAATAAGGTCAAAATCGGGAATGAATGGTTCCATGTGGATGCCACCAACAACCTGACCAACTCCGGTATTCCGTACTTCCTGTACAATGCAAATGATGTAACGGCTGCAAGTCAGAAAACGATAGCGGATAAGGATTATTGGCTCGATTCCGAACTCGCCCTGTTTAATGGCGAAAGTGATGCAAACGATTATTATGTACAGAACGATCTCGAAGTTGCTTCGATTAGTGAATACAAAACGAAGGCTGAGAGTGAGCTGAAAAATGGGGAGAAACGGGTCATTCTCCGTTTTGCCTCGCCCGTTAATTCAGATGAACTGATGACCGCCGCAGGTGAGGCTCTAGCTGCAGTCGATGAAGCCCTTCTGGGTACGGCGCAATTGGCCACGCTTGGCAGCTACGCCATTCTGGAGCCTAACCCGGATCAGAAGTAA
- a CDS encoding MerR family DNA-binding transcriptional regulator: MNQSKDTYTIGEAAKMIGSTVKTIRYYDEIELLRRSGNPDRNNEFHALHSATSQTA; encoded by the coding sequence TTGAACCAAAGCAAAGATACCTATACAATCGGTGAAGCCGCCAAAATGATCGGCTCGACCGTCAAAACGATTCGTTATTACGATGAAATCGAGTTGCTCCGGCGCTCTGGAAACCCAGATCGGAACAATGAATTCCATGCTCTCCATTCTGCAACAAGCCAAACAGCGTGA
- a CDS encoding DUF6366 family protein, producing the protein MYFREETPEAKRERLRQEELKGNPMGTFGDSMNRAQFGSFADLVGGLGWKVSGILIMLLVIGYVIYKLVF; encoded by the coding sequence ATGTATTTTCGAGAAGAAACACCCGAAGCAAAAAGAGAACGTTTGAGACAAGAAGAATTAAAAGGAAATCCCATGGGTACGTTTGGTGATAGCATGAATCGTGCACAATTCGGGAGTTTCGCAGATTTAGTTGGCGGTTTGGGTTGGAAAGTCTCCGGAATCCTCATTATGTTATTGGTAATAGGGTACGTCATTTATAAATTAGTGTTCTAA
- a CDS encoding DUF6809 family protein, which produces MIESLESLAEPLIRTRLELLYNNLSHTQPDYTQLSKESDHYFHTIRQALPEHLNQTIFLYEDTQLSMQTLLEREIYLQGFRDALQLMSELHIQRFLTP; this is translated from the coding sequence ATGATAGAATCTCTGGAATCTTTGGCAGAACCGTTAATCCGAACGCGCTTAGAGTTATTATACAACAATTTGTCTCACACGCAGCCTGATTATACCCAACTATCTAAAGAATCTGATCATTATTTTCATACCATTCGCCAAGCTTTACCTGAACATCTGAATCAGACCATTTTTTTATATGAAGATACTCAACTTTCTATGCAAACACTTCTGGAAAGAGAGATTTATTTACAAGGGTTTCGGGATGCCCTGCAACTAATGAGCGAGTTACATATACAAAGATTTCTGACGCCATAG
- a CDS encoding ester cyclase has protein sequence MTPEQIVRTFFEEVRSGRNLDYANTLMAEQVLAHQVIAEEEATVTRTPSDYADHVREMMEAYGDFSLQIQELLAQGDKVYVRWRQVGTHVGEVDGYAPTHLPVIEIASAVYRVENERIAEYWIQIDRLGIEKQLERNQS, from the coding sequence ATGACGCCAGAACAGATTGTCAGGACTTTTTTTGAAGAAGTGCGCTCGGGTCGTAATCTTGATTATGCCAATACACTGATGGCCGAGCAGGTGCTGGCTCACCAGGTAATCGCGGAAGAGGAAGCGACAGTCACAAGAACACCTTCCGACTATGCGGATCATGTGAGGGAAATGATGGAGGCATACGGAGATTTTTCACTCCAGATTCAGGAGCTGCTTGCACAGGGAGATAAAGTATATGTACGCTGGAGACAAGTGGGTACTCATGTCGGAGAAGTGGATGGATATGCGCCGACCCACCTGCCTGTGATAGAAATTGCGAGTGCGGTATATCGAGTGGAGAATGAGCGAATTGCAGAATACTGGATTCAGATTGACAGGCTGGGGATCGAAAAACAATTGGAGCGTAATCAGAGCTGA
- a CDS encoding helix-turn-helix domain-containing protein yields the protein MIKIHLSRIMGEKRINIADLSRLTGLHRNGIAKLYNEETDGVKFDTLNRICEALDCEIQDIIEFIKDEKDHL from the coding sequence ATGATTAAGATTCATTTATCTCGAATCATGGGAGAGAAAAGAATTAACATTGCCGATTTATCTCGACTAACCGGATTACATAGAAATGGGATTGCTAAATTATATAATGAGGAAACAGATGGTGTGAAGTTCGATACGCTGAATCGAATATGCGAGGCTTTGGATTGTGAGATCCAAGATATTATTGAGTTTATTAAGGACGAGAAGGATCACCTTTAA
- a CDS encoding glycosyltransferase family 39 protein — protein MSKVIHKSFYLILLVFIGLFIVSSLFVRAQYNYTLYGDNPILGTQQWGVFIPVIALLLVSGIGLYRLCLRLNKYSPKVVIPVVLLCSLAIQIIMIFVFPRVPTDDSQTVLSLAMNMLYDQDYSSFETGGYLHMFPFNFSTVLYLKTLLYLFPDNYLVIKLFNILFSTLTTFMIYLMYKQFNNKSTERDYGVLIFAATYLPSLFLNNLIYNDVIATAFLTSCLYFLIRFQREKSWKTIIIAAILLAIGNDFRSVGVIVLIAAMLTILLNMRSIGFKKGVSSIFVLAILFNVPGWTQNAVLKSSGAVSETVGENSAPVYMWLNMGINLERFGFWDNMESYQIYQRQAHYNKAESTELYKQEIERKLSEASLSDLAQMYYKKIIWTWTEGTYQMDRYGIGNESSSGMRAGRGGGIAGSYSYTNAVTDLFQGDSVYRTGVLWVVYVMNFLMYCFIFLRLIGSIRGKRYDEVSLILIILGFIGFYMLWEIKSRYIYPVYPLLVVLSYMGFKDAYDFIFHRKLGWERSSLRKG, from the coding sequence ATGTCTAAGGTGATTCATAAGTCGTTTTATCTCATTCTGCTTGTGTTTATCGGACTTTTTATCGTTTCGTCCCTGTTTGTCCGGGCGCAGTACAATTACACCTTATACGGGGACAACCCGATTTTGGGCACGCAGCAGTGGGGTGTGTTTATCCCGGTGATTGCGTTGCTTCTGGTATCGGGTATCGGATTGTACCGCCTTTGCCTGAGGCTGAACAAATACAGCCCCAAGGTTGTCATTCCGGTGGTGCTACTATGTTCTCTGGCTATTCAAATTATAATGATCTTCGTATTTCCACGAGTGCCCACGGATGATTCACAGACCGTGCTTTCACTCGCGATGAACATGCTCTACGATCAGGACTATTCCTCGTTCGAAACGGGAGGATATCTGCACATGTTCCCGTTCAACTTTTCGACCGTGTTGTATCTCAAAACATTGCTGTACCTGTTCCCGGATAATTATCTGGTAATCAAGCTGTTCAATATTTTGTTTTCAACGTTAACGACATTTATGATTTATCTCATGTATAAACAGTTTAATAACAAGTCCACGGAACGCGATTACGGGGTTCTGATCTTTGCGGCGACGTATCTGCCATCCCTGTTCCTGAACAACCTGATCTATAACGATGTCATTGCTACGGCGTTTCTGACGTCTTGTTTATACTTTTTGATTCGGTTTCAACGTGAAAAGTCTTGGAAAACAATCATCATCGCCGCCATTCTGCTCGCGATTGGCAACGACTTCCGAAGCGTCGGCGTGATTGTGCTGATTGCTGCTATGTTAACCATTCTGCTGAATATGCGAAGTATAGGATTCAAGAAAGGGGTATCCTCCATTTTCGTGTTGGCCATTTTGTTTAACGTTCCAGGGTGGACTCAGAATGCGGTCTTGAAATCTTCAGGTGCTGTAAGTGAGACGGTCGGCGAAAATTCAGCACCGGTCTATATGTGGCTGAACATGGGTATTAATCTGGAACGATTCGGATTCTGGGACAATATGGAGAGTTACCAGATTTATCAGAGACAGGCCCATTATAATAAAGCTGAAAGTACAGAGCTGTACAAGCAGGAGATTGAGCGGAAACTGTCGGAAGCGAGCTTAAGTGACTTGGCCCAGATGTACTACAAAAAGATCATTTGGACCTGGACCGAAGGCACTTACCAAATGGATCGATATGGCATCGGTAATGAAAGCTCCTCGGGTATGAGAGCCGGAAGAGGTGGCGGAATCGCCGGTTCTTACAGTTATACCAATGCGGTAACTGACTTGTTTCAGGGTGATTCCGTCTACCGGACGGGGGTGCTCTGGGTCGTTTATGTGATGAATTTCTTGATGTATTGTTTTATTTTCCTTCGCTTAATCGGTAGCATTCGTGGAAAACGGTATGATGAGGTCTCTTTAATCCTGATCATTCTCGGATTTATCGGGTTCTATATGCTGTGGGAGATTAAATCGAGGTATATCTACCCTGTATATCCGCTGCTGGTTGTGTTGTCGTACATGGGATTCAAAGATGCGTATGACTTTATTTTTCATAGAAAACTCGGCTGGGAACGTTCTTCCCTGAGAAAAGGGTGA
- a CDS encoding dihydrofolate reductase family protein produces the protein MRKLVLFLHSSLDGFVEGPKGEMDIGWVSYDADLEKHAKEILSTADTVIWGRGTYQMMHNYWPSVPSNPSASQHELDHAEWIEKTAKIVFSTTLENVEWNNSRLVKEDIEEEINNLKQQPGKDMVILGSPRLAHHLMQLDLIDEYKITVSPVLIGKGLPLFQGLKEKINLKLIENKTFDSGAIALVYQTVR, from the coding sequence ATGAGAAAACTCGTTCTATTTCTGCACTCATCGCTTGACGGTTTTGTAGAAGGACCGAAAGGTGAAATGGATATTGGCTGGGTTTCCTACGATGCTGATTTGGAGAAGCACGCGAAAGAAATTCTGAGTACTGCCGACACTGTCATTTGGGGGCGTGGGACTTATCAGATGATGCACAATTACTGGCCATCTGTGCCTTCGAACCCATCAGCTTCGCAACATGAACTGGATCATGCCGAGTGGATCGAAAAGACAGCCAAAATCGTATTTTCCACAACGCTGGAGAACGTTGAATGGAATAACTCCAGACTCGTAAAAGAAGATATCGAGGAAGAGATCAATAACCTCAAACAGCAGCCAGGCAAAGATATGGTCATCCTCGGCAGTCCTAGGCTCGCACATCACCTTATGCAGCTTGATTTAATTGATGAGTATAAAATTACGGTTTCTCCCGTACTGATCGGTAAGGGATTGCCATTATTCCAAGGCCTCAAGGAGAAGATCAATCTTAAGCTAATCGAAAATAAGACCTTTGATTCTGGAGCCATAGCTCTCGTTTACCAGACGGTAAGATGA
- a CDS encoding putative holin-like toxin translates to MTVFEAIMLMLTFGTLIVAILSDKRK, encoded by the coding sequence GTGACAGTTTTTGAAGCAATCATGTTGATGCTTACCTTTGGTACGCTCATCGTTGCCATTCTGTCCGATAAACGCAAATAG
- a CDS encoding alpha/beta hydrolase family protein: protein MRTLEWIYLIFNVVMLVWLIGGRNKPRRMVWGGLVISSTLWLMHGVVEGLRWPMIPGYLLTLVPLIVLIAGARREWKSGADLDQRSHLHDVVSMGEAPSRTTILPGSFSTSAQVRKFGRVRIIGTSLLVLVYAAVTIGLPLLFPVFSFDKPTGPYGIGTVSYDWTDESREELLTSTAGDKRELMVQIWYPTDQDTKGTTAPVSQGYIVVGINHTYSSLVSVFPDGRVAQFESEGKEGFDQLQFSYMDKLNETWVKDAQFVLDEVEKLAANDANGRFNGHMDLDNIGMFGHSFGGATTVQMLMDDPRVKAGMNMDGVLFGEKRIPAGGVGKPFLMMSADTTVAGTSVMSDDEIAAMGTTRPEAEKYYEGVYARYELVTAGGNYWMELSQTKHLSFSDLYLISPILEWSQGVDAKGAHQIVNDTTIDFFNHYLKGQPLQLDSEVGEHPSYSLKKG from the coding sequence ATGAGGACACTAGAATGGATTTATCTTATTTTCAATGTTGTCATGCTGGTGTGGTTGATTGGGGGGCGGAATAAACCGCGGAGAATGGTGTGGGGAGGATTAGTCATATCGAGTACGTTATGGTTGATGCATGGCGTGGTTGAGGGATTGCGTTGGCCCATGATTCCGGGATATCTGCTCACACTGGTTCCACTGATTGTGTTAATCGCGGGAGCAAGAAGGGAATGGAAGTCAGGTGCAGATTTAGACCAAAGGAGTCATCTACATGATGTGGTATCCATGGGCGAAGCACCATCTCGAACCACGATCCTGCCTGGATCGTTCTCAACTTCCGCGCAGGTGCGCAAATTCGGACGTGTTCGAATCATCGGAACATCGCTGTTGGTATTGGTTTATGCTGCGGTGACCATTGGATTACCACTTCTGTTCCCGGTATTTTCATTTGATAAACCAACAGGCCCTTACGGAATCGGTACGGTTTCTTATGACTGGACGGATGAGAGCCGAGAGGAATTGCTGACCAGTACAGCTGGAGACAAACGGGAACTGATGGTGCAGATCTGGTACCCAACGGATCAAGACACCAAAGGAACAACAGCTCCGGTCAGCCAAGGGTATATTGTTGTGGGCATTAATCATACGTACAGCAGTTTGGTCTCCGTGTTCCCGGATGGGCGTGTGGCGCAGTTTGAATCAGAGGGCAAGGAAGGCTTCGATCAACTGCAATTCAGTTATATGGACAAGCTCAACGAGACATGGGTGAAAGATGCGCAGTTTGTGCTGGATGAAGTGGAGAAGCTTGCAGCCAATGATGCAAATGGACGCTTTAACGGTCATATGGATCTGGACAACATCGGCATGTTTGGACATTCATTTGGCGGGGCAACCACGGTACAGATGCTGATGGACGATCCTCGTGTCAAAGCAGGCATGAACATGGATGGCGTATTGTTTGGAGAGAAGCGCATTCCTGCTGGAGGTGTGGGCAAACCGTTTCTTATGATGAGCGCGGATACAACCGTAGCAGGTACAAGTGTCATGAGTGACGACGAGATTGCAGCTATGGGTACGACCCGCCCGGAAGCAGAGAAATACTACGAAGGAGTGTATGCACGTTATGAACTGGTGACCGCAGGAGGAAACTATTGGATGGAACTGAGTCAGACCAAACATCTGAGCTTTTCTGACCTCTATCTGATATCTCCTATTCTCGAGTGGTCACAGGGTGTAGATGCAAAGGGAGCACACCAAATCGTTAACGATACCACCATCGACTTCTTCAACCACTATCTGAAAGGACAACCGCTTCAGTTGGACAGTGAAGTGGGAGAACACCCATCCTATTCATTGAAAAAAGGTTGA
- a CDS encoding SDR family oxidoreductase, giving the protein MANQDQHTMQDPTTQYPKATSDWKQQQEEPGLQREMTPVPDAGEKSYKGSGRLTGRKAVVTGADSGIGRAAAIAFAREGADVVLSYLPEEEADAKEVVKLIEEAGRKAVAIPGDLKDEKYCEELIESAVKELGGIDILANVAGKQQFVEQIADLTTEQFDATFKTNVYSMFWLCKAAVKHMKPGSSIINTSSIQAYKPSPILLDYATTKAAINTFSKALAQQVGSKGIRVNVVAPGPVWTPLQVVGGQPVEKLADFGSNTPLGRAGQPAEMAPAFVFLASQESSYVSGETLNANGGTVSP; this is encoded by the coding sequence ATGGCTAATCAAGACCAACACACCATGCAAGATCCGACGACACAATATCCGAAGGCCACATCAGATTGGAAACAGCAGCAGGAAGAGCCGGGACTTCAGCGTGAAATGACTCCTGTTCCTGATGCGGGTGAGAAAAGCTATAAAGGCAGCGGGCGACTGACCGGCCGTAAAGCTGTTGTAACTGGAGCCGACAGCGGCATTGGTCGGGCAGCAGCCATCGCTTTTGCTCGTGAAGGCGCGGATGTCGTTCTGTCCTACCTTCCTGAGGAAGAAGCCGATGCCAAGGAAGTGGTCAAGCTGATCGAAGAAGCAGGCCGCAAGGCTGTTGCGATTCCAGGTGACCTCAAGGATGAGAAATACTGCGAAGAACTCATTGAATCTGCTGTAAAAGAGCTCGGCGGGATCGATATCCTCGCCAACGTGGCAGGTAAACAGCAGTTTGTTGAGCAGATCGCTGATCTGACTACAGAACAATTTGATGCGACATTCAAAACGAATGTCTATTCGATGTTCTGGCTCTGCAAAGCAGCGGTGAAACACATGAAACCAGGCAGTTCCATTATTAACACGTCTTCTATTCAGGCATATAAGCCATCTCCAATCCTGCTGGATTATGCGACCACAAAGGCAGCAATCAACACGTTCAGCAAAGCGCTGGCCCAACAAGTCGGCAGCAAAGGCATTCGTGTGAACGTCGTCGCGCCAGGACCGGTGTGGACACCGCTTCAGGTCGTTGGTGGACAACCCGTAGAGAAGCTTGCTGATTTCGGCTCCAATACACCGCTTGGCCGTGCAGGGCAGCCTGCGGAAATGGCGCCAGCGTTTGTATTCCTGGCAAGCCAGGAATCCAGCTATGTGAGCGGCGAGACATTGAACGCCAATGGCGGTACAGTTAGTCCGTAA